A region of uncultured Draconibacterium sp. DNA encodes the following proteins:
- a CDS encoding BamA/TamA family outer membrane protein has protein sequence MAEKYYRQKIRSYKWIFVLSAMLLASCSQTRFVPEQEYLLQKVELELDNQEVSREEAKSVLRQKENYKILGFIKFYLLLYNMSSKKKTDDWLKRIGEAPQLYDKEMAERSAEQLEGYMGQRGYYQAKVTQDIQLNEKKRKVKLKFSVESGDQYKIRRVNYHFETPELQKIFFNDSAKYQMQAGTAFDIYELEKQQKRIVDLYQNNGYYYFSNDQVRYLADSTLYDKQVILDLFIGEPRSSQVDSTKLLKPYYLNNFYYSVMPGNTPVTSTRKQEYNFSDTLYWDNSILYANEKVSYPPGLFIRTNQMQSGSLYNITEVENTFNALNRLRQFRFVDIQFEETYPEQDTNLLDCNIRLAPLNKQSTSFDIEGTNTSGNLGVAGNIYYQHRNLFKGAEVFQVRLKGATERLHRRVPGGTEAFNTREFGIESNLMVPKLLGPGKYIKSFGKYLPKTVFNVGYNFQRRPEYTRTITNFKFGYDWKTSQNYQHLWNFLDMNVVRLYEFDPEFINSIKDLYIKSSFTDHLIFAMNYSLIFNNQRLSSSRNYTYARLNVESSGNLLWAISELAGRDLTFEQDSVTQEVSEYYKVFNVRFAQYVKADLELRKAIQIDRYNYVVGRLFGGVGLPYGNSPFLPFEKQYFAGGANGIRAWQVRSLGPGSYTPEDENAYPNQSSDIKLEANIEYRFRLLGSLEGALFLDAGNIWAINSSDNREGAVFKVDKFYKQFAVGTGTGFRFDLSYFILRTDIGMKLRDPAAAQGERWIIGNRGFKGDDFTFSFAIGYPF, from the coding sequence TTGGCAGAGAAGTATTACAGACAAAAAATAAGAAGCTACAAGTGGATATTTGTTTTATCTGCAATGCTGCTTGCATCGTGTTCTCAAACTCGTTTTGTGCCCGAGCAAGAGTATTTGTTACAAAAGGTGGAACTGGAACTTGATAACCAGGAGGTGAGCAGGGAAGAAGCCAAATCTGTTTTGCGGCAAAAGGAAAATTATAAGATCCTCGGTTTTATTAAATTCTATTTGTTGCTGTACAATATGTCGTCGAAGAAAAAAACCGACGACTGGCTAAAACGAATTGGAGAGGCCCCGCAGTTGTACGATAAGGAAATGGCAGAACGATCGGCCGAACAACTGGAAGGGTACATGGGCCAACGTGGTTATTACCAGGCTAAAGTTACCCAGGATATTCAGTTGAATGAAAAGAAGCGGAAGGTAAAACTCAAGTTCTCGGTCGAATCAGGCGATCAGTATAAAATCCGACGGGTAAATTACCACTTCGAAACTCCTGAGTTACAAAAGATATTTTTTAACGATTCGGCAAAATACCAAATGCAGGCCGGCACCGCTTTCGATATTTACGAACTGGAAAAGCAGCAGAAACGAATCGTAGATTTATACCAAAACAACGGCTATTATTATTTCTCGAACGATCAGGTACGATATCTCGCTGATTCTACCTTGTACGATAAACAGGTAATTCTCGATCTTTTTATTGGAGAACCCCGATCGAGCCAGGTTGACAGCACAAAGTTATTAAAACCGTATTACCTGAATAACTTTTACTATTCGGTGATGCCCGGAAATACACCGGTTACATCAACCCGCAAACAAGAGTATAATTTCTCCGACACGTTGTATTGGGATAACTCAATACTTTATGCCAACGAAAAGGTTTCGTATCCGCCGGGGCTTTTTATCCGGACAAACCAAATGCAAAGCGGCAGCCTGTATAATATTACCGAGGTTGAAAATACGTTTAATGCGCTGAACCGATTGCGTCAGTTTCGGTTTGTTGATATTCAGTTTGAAGAGACCTACCCTGAACAAGATACTAATTTGCTCGACTGCAATATTCGGCTGGCACCATTAAATAAACAATCTACTTCGTTTGATATTGAGGGGACCAACACATCAGGTAATTTGGGTGTGGCCGGAAATATATATTATCAGCACCGAAACCTGTTTAAAGGAGCCGAGGTGTTTCAGGTGCGGTTAAAAGGGGCAACCGAGCGGCTTCACCGAAGAGTACCGGGCGGAACCGAAGCTTTTAATACTAGAGAATTTGGTATTGAATCGAACCTGATGGTGCCGAAATTACTGGGGCCGGGTAAATACATAAAAAGTTTTGGGAAGTATTTGCCGAAAACCGTTTTTAATGTAGGTTATAACTTCCAGCGCCGGCCGGAATACACTCGAACCATTACCAACTTTAAATTTGGTTACGACTGGAAGACCTCTCAAAACTATCAGCACCTCTGGAATTTTCTGGATATGAACGTGGTTCGTTTGTATGAATTCGATCCTGAGTTTATCAACTCCATTAAGGATTTATACATTAAAAGTAGTTTTACCGACCACCTGATTTTTGCCATGAACTACTCGTTGATATTCAACAACCAGCGGCTTTCGTCAAGTAGAAATTATACGTATGCACGACTAAATGTCGAGTCGTCGGGTAATTTGCTTTGGGCAATATCAGAACTTGCAGGCCGCGATCTTACCTTTGAGCAAGACTCAGTTACCCAGGAAGTTTCTGAATATTACAAAGTATTTAATGTGCGTTTTGCCCAATATGTTAAAGCCGACCTGGAGCTGAGGAAGGCAATCCAGATTGACCGGTACAATTACGTAGTGGGGCGATTGTTCGGCGGAGTAGGATTGCCTTATGGCAACTCACCCTTTTTGCCATTTGAGAAACAATACTTTGCCGGTGGTGCAAATGGCATTCGGGCGTGGCAGGTTCGATCATTGGGGCCGGGTAGCTATACCCCGGAAGATGAGAATGCTTACCCAAACCAATCGTCAGATATTAAACTGGAGGCCAATATCGAATATCGTTTTCGTTTGTTAGGTTCGTTGGAAGGTGCCTTGTTTTTAGACGCCGGAAACATTTGGGCGATTAACAGCAGTGATAACCGCGAAGGCGCCGTTTTTAAAGTGGATAAGTTTTACAAGCAGTTTGCTGTTGGCACCGGAACCGGTTTCCGTTTCGATTTATCGTATTTTATTCTCCGTACTGATATTGGTATGAAACTTCGCGATCCCGCTGCAGCTCAGGGAGAACGATGGATTATTGGTAACCGGGGCTTTAAAGGCGACGACTTTACTTTTTCGTTTGCTATTGGTTACCCATTTTAA
- a CDS encoding sodium-dependent transporter yields MSNLPSGNRDSFSSKFGVIAAAAGSAVGLGNIWKFPYIAGVYGGAAFLFVYLAFILAIGLPVMLSELIIGRSSRKNAFGAFKVLAPGTPWRYIGILGVGAAFLILSFYGVVAGWSLEYIVLSLENGFSAKSPDEIGMLFTTLIESPFKPVIYQLIFMILSAAIVIVGIQKGIEKYTKILMPLLVIILVFLCVKSVSLEGAKAGLNFLFKPDFSKLTADGILSALGHAFFTLSLGMGTLITYGSYVQKDNNLVNTVINVTVADTVIAIMAGIAIFPAVFAFGIEPSQGPGLIFVTLPNVFHQMPGGYIFSIAFFVLLSVAALTSSISILEVVVAYFKEEFNMGRKASTILATVLISILGVLCSLSMGVLSPYTFFGLNIFDLMDWISANLFLPIGGMFIALFIGWYFGRKKVQEEVSQGGTLSGALLSIFMFLVKFIAPIAIAIVMLNNFGLLKF; encoded by the coding sequence ATGTCAAATCTTCCTTCGGGTAACCGCGATTCATTTAGTTCAAAATTTGGTGTTATAGCAGCAGCTGCAGGTTCGGCTGTTGGTTTGGGTAATATTTGGAAATTTCCGTACATCGCCGGAGTTTATGGCGGTGCAGCTTTCCTTTTTGTTTACCTCGCTTTTATCCTTGCCATTGGTTTGCCGGTTATGTTGTCGGAGCTGATTATTGGTAGAAGTTCAAGGAAGAATGCTTTTGGTGCGTTTAAAGTTCTTGCTCCGGGTACACCTTGGCGGTATATTGGTATTTTAGGCGTAGGCGCTGCATTTCTGATTTTATCGTTTTACGGTGTCGTTGCCGGTTGGAGCCTGGAATATATTGTCTTGTCTCTGGAAAATGGATTCTCTGCAAAAAGTCCCGATGAGATAGGAATGTTATTTACTACACTTATCGAATCGCCTTTTAAACCAGTTATATATCAGCTAATATTTATGATTCTGAGTGCTGCAATTGTTATTGTTGGTATTCAAAAGGGGATTGAGAAGTACACTAAGATTTTAATGCCGCTGTTGGTTATTATTCTTGTGTTTTTGTGTGTTAAATCCGTTTCGCTTGAAGGAGCAAAAGCCGGCCTGAACTTTTTGTTTAAACCCGATTTTTCAAAACTTACTGCCGATGGTATCCTTAGTGCATTAGGTCATGCCTTTTTTACGCTTAGCCTTGGAATGGGTACACTTATAACATACGGATCATATGTACAGAAAGATAATAACCTGGTAAATACTGTTATTAATGTAACGGTTGCTGATACCGTAATTGCAATAATGGCGGGGATTGCAATTTTTCCGGCTGTGTTTGCTTTTGGTATCGAACCAAGCCAGGGACCCGGCCTCATTTTCGTTACACTACCTAATGTATTTCATCAAATGCCGGGTGGTTATATATTTTCAATCGCGTTTTTTGTGTTACTATCGGTAGCAGCATTGACATCGTCTATTTCAATACTTGAGGTTGTTGTGGCCTATTTCAAAGAAGAATTCAATATGGGCCGGAAGGCATCAACTATTTTGGCAACAGTTCTTATTTCAATCTTAGGTGTTTTGTGCTCACTTTCAATGGGCGTATTATCGCCATATACATTCTTCGGATTGAATATTTTCGACTTAATGGACTGGATATCGGCTAACTTATTCCTGCCAATTGGAGGTATGTTTATTGCCTTGTTTATTGGTTGGTATTTCGGACGTAAGAAAGTTCAGGAAGAAGTATCGCAGGGAGGAACACTTTCCGGAGCGCTTCTGTCTATATTTATGTTCCTGGTTAAATTTATTGCCCCAATAGCAATTGCCATTGTAATGCTGAATAATTTCGGGCTGTTAAAATTCTAA
- a CDS encoding porin family protein, which yields MKKVLISIIFLIAGFSVFAQKQKINYLTTFDDKLFHFGFTIGMNTLDFNVVNYNPIGENPDFEPYPLDRIIWDSQIRSDVATLVPGFTVGIVTSMRLSKDFNLRFLPGLSFGERQLTFNVPVKDINVYDEDLSFYTVRSTFLDFPLLVKYKARRINNDRPYVIFGGAYRHDISRTAQEDLIKLKTGGFYAEVGGGWDHYFAFFRFSLEAKFSFGLNDQLGDLPAPTQRLYYAQSIKNLRSKIFTLSFHFE from the coding sequence GTGAAAAAAGTTTTAATCTCTATTATATTCCTTATTGCAGGTTTTAGTGTTTTTGCCCAAAAGCAAAAAATTAACTACCTGACAACTTTTGATGATAAACTTTTTCATTTTGGTTTTACCATCGGGATGAACACCCTCGATTTTAATGTGGTGAATTACAATCCTATCGGTGAAAATCCTGATTTCGAACCCTACCCGCTTGATCGTATAATCTGGGATAGTCAAATCCGTTCTGATGTGGCTACTTTAGTTCCCGGTTTTACCGTTGGAATTGTAACAAGTATGAGGCTTTCAAAAGATTTTAATTTGCGTTTTCTACCGGGCTTGTCGTTTGGCGAACGGCAGTTGACTTTTAATGTGCCGGTAAAAGATATTAATGTTTACGATGAAGACCTTTCTTTCTATACCGTTCGATCTACTTTTCTCGATTTCCCCTTATTGGTAAAATACAAGGCCCGACGCATTAACAACGACCGGCCTTATGTTATTTTTGGGGGAGCCTATCGGCATGATATTTCGCGAACCGCACAAGAAGACTTGATTAAGTTGAAGACTGGTGGTTTTTATGCGGAAGTTGGTGGTGGCTGGGATCATTATTTTGCATTTTTCAGGTTCTCGCTGGAAGCCAAATTTAGTTTTGGATTGAACGACCAGCTGGGCGACCTTCCGGCACCTACACAACGTTTATATTACGCACAGTCGATAAAAAATCTGCGGTCGAAGATTTTTACCCTTTCATTTCACTTTGAATAA
- the rpsU gene encoding 30S ribosomal protein S21 has product MIIIPVKEGENIERALKRFKRKFEKTGVIKELRDRQKFTKPSVRRREELKKAAYVQGLQQQED; this is encoded by the coding sequence ATGATTATTATTCCGGTTAAAGAAGGCGAAAATATTGAAAGAGCTTTGAAAAGGTTCAAGAGAAAATTCGAGAAAACTGGCGTTATTAAAGAGTTACGCGATCGTCAGAAGTTCACCAAGCCTTCTGTAAGAAGAAGGGAAGAATTGAAAAAGGCAGCATACGTACAAGGTTTGCAGCAACAGGAAGACTAA
- a CDS encoding AIR synthase-related protein, giving the protein MSNAVQTEKEFSIDMIPEPENLEEIVYSLMVNPNLSTINYFNDFSDQGISPESIGESETDEIGIFELEGNGTRMAMSTHAFHHHLESDPQKATEILISRATRKMLCFGAQPFAVSAFLYHIDFADPNGQFIASGAKKGLENAAAKFGLKISDRKIRFDHFSEHGPVPPTIIISIMAQVPEGENLITHSFKNKGNHIFVIGRSLDDINSSEYLEFYHGISESPLPAFNIGDEIAVQKAIKTLSDKKLIESASPVGKGGLFFTLLRAAIPNELGFDITSDAETRNDAFLFGESMGRLIVGVNPDKEDEFVDAMSEINVPFFTLGHVTKGEIRIDDKSMGYIDKMTVGS; this is encoded by the coding sequence ATGAGTAATGCTGTTCAGACTGAAAAAGAGTTCTCGATCGATATGATTCCTGAACCGGAGAACCTGGAGGAGATAGTATATTCCTTAATGGTTAATCCAAACTTATCAACCATTAACTATTTTAATGATTTTAGCGATCAGGGTATTTCGCCCGAATCAATTGGTGAAAGCGAAACCGATGAAATAGGAATTTTTGAGTTGGAAGGTAATGGCACCCGAATGGCCATGAGCACACACGCCTTTCATCACCATTTGGAAAGCGATCCTCAGAAAGCAACCGAAATTTTAATCTCGCGTGCAACACGTAAAATGTTGTGTTTTGGCGCTCAGCCTTTTGCTGTAAGTGCCTTTTTATACCACATCGATTTTGCCGATCCGAACGGTCAGTTTATTGCGTCAGGTGCCAAAAAAGGTTTGGAAAATGCTGCTGCAAAGTTTGGCCTTAAAATATCTGATCGAAAAATTCGCTTCGACCATTTCTCTGAACACGGTCCGGTGCCACCAACTATTATTATTAGTATTATGGCCCAGGTACCCGAAGGCGAAAATTTAATAACCCATAGCTTTAAAAATAAAGGTAACCACATATTTGTAATTGGCCGGTCGCTTGACGACATCAACTCATCGGAGTATCTCGAGTTTTACCACGGTATTTCTGAGTCGCCTCTTCCTGCTTTTAATATCGGGGATGAAATTGCCGTTCAAAAAGCAATAAAAACCTTAAGCGATAAAAAGTTAATTGAAAGTGCCAGCCCGGTTGGCAAAGGCGGACTTTTCTTTACCTTATTACGTGCCGCCATTCCAAATGAGCTGGGATTCGATATTACATCAGATGCAGAAACCAGAAACGATGCATTTCTTTTTGGCGAATCAATGGGGCGTTTAATTGTTGGTGTAAATCCTGACAAAGAGGATGAGTTCGTTGATGCCATGTCGGAAATTAATGTGCCGTTCTTTACTTTAGGGCATGTTACCAAAGGAGAGATCAGAATCGACGATAAGTCGATGGGTTATATCGATAAAATGACTGTTGGATCTTAA
- a CDS encoding glycosyltransferase, producing the protein MSEAIVITPVKDSLHTTQRTIKAIMEAGGNFSYYVFNDFSQPETKQYLDSAANELGFSVIHLEDITDTPSPNYQIVLQKAQQLALEARIPLIIIESDVVVKKDTIQSLLDIMKAEQKPGLVGAITVDENGDYNFPYNFEKTKSDDVVDTSHSLSFCCTLISVPFLEKFDFKELAKDKDWFDVFISRQSKKIGFTNYLAKGVRVLHLPHSSRPWKNLKYKNPVLYYLKKIFLKRDRI; encoded by the coding sequence ATGTCAGAAGCTATAGTAATTACTCCGGTTAAAGATTCGTTGCACACGACTCAACGCACTATTAAGGCAATAATGGAAGCCGGTGGCAATTTTTCGTATTATGTATTTAACGATTTTAGTCAACCCGAAACAAAACAGTACCTTGATTCGGCGGCTAACGAACTTGGTTTTTCGGTAATTCACCTGGAGGATATTACCGATACACCATCGCCAAATTACCAGATCGTACTGCAGAAAGCGCAACAACTTGCTCTTGAGGCTCGGATTCCTTTGATAATTATTGAATCGGACGTTGTAGTAAAAAAGGATACCATTCAATCCTTACTTGACATAATGAAAGCGGAACAAAAACCGGGTTTAGTTGGCGCAATAACTGTTGATGAAAATGGGGATTATAATTTCCCTTATAATTTCGAGAAAACGAAAAGCGACGATGTTGTTGACACATCGCATAGTTTAAGTTTTTGCTGTACGCTTATCTCGGTTCCTTTTCTTGAAAAATTTGATTTTAAGGAATTAGCAAAAGATAAAGACTGGTTTGATGTATTTATTAGCCGTCAATCGAAAAAAATCGGTTTTACGAACTACCTGGCAAAAGGTGTAAGAGTTTTACATCTGCCCCACTCCAGCCGCCCGTGGAAAAATCTAAAATATAAAAACCCGGTGCTTTACTATTTAAAAAAGATATTTTTAAAGCGCGACAGAATTTAA
- the ubiE gene encoding bifunctional demethylmenaquinone methyltransferase/2-methoxy-6-polyprenyl-1,4-benzoquinol methylase UbiE, with protein sequence MAALPYKQSKQSKKGQVEEMFDNISHRYDFLNHVLSLNIDKIWRRKTIKKLRPYQPENILDIATGTGDFAIAALKLGNVKVTGIDISEGMLNVGREKIKAKKLEDKIRFQKADSENLPFDDGAFDAAIVGFGVRNFENLEKGLSEIKRVLKPGGVFFVLEFSKPVSFPFKQIYMFYFMRILPLIGRMVSKDSRAYTYLPESVNEFPDGERFLTILADVGFVQNECYRQTFGIASIYQAHKPNN encoded by the coding sequence ATGGCAGCTCTTCCTTATAAGCAATCAAAACAATCTAAGAAAGGTCAGGTAGAGGAGATGTTTGATAATATCTCTCACCGTTATGATTTTCTGAACCATGTATTATCTCTGAATATCGATAAAATATGGAGAAGAAAAACCATTAAAAAACTACGACCTTATCAGCCCGAAAATATCCTGGATATTGCAACGGGTACCGGCGATTTTGCAATTGCTGCGTTAAAACTTGGGAATGTTAAGGTTACCGGTATCGACATTTCGGAAGGAATGCTGAATGTTGGACGGGAAAAAATCAAGGCAAAAAAACTGGAAGACAAAATCCGGTTTCAAAAAGCCGATTCGGAAAACCTACCGTTTGACGACGGTGCTTTTGATGCAGCCATTGTTGGTTTTGGGGTACGGAATTTCGAAAACCTCGAAAAAGGGCTTTCCGAAATTAAACGTGTACTGAAGCCAGGAGGTGTATTTTTTGTTCTCGAATTCTCGAAACCGGTGAGTTTCCCTTTCAAACAGATATACATGTTTTATTTCATGCGCATTTTGCCCTTAATTGGCCGAATGGTATCGAAAGACAGCAGGGCGTATACTTATTTGCCCGAATCGGTAAATGAATTCCCTGATGGTGAAAGATTTTTAACTATTTTAGCTGATGTTGGTTTTGTTCAGAATGAATGTTATCGACAGACTTTTGGAATCGCCTCAATTTACCAGGCTCATAAACCCAACAATTAA
- a CDS encoding RNA methyltransferase yields MIGKSTTKLINSLALKKYRTKENCFLIEGDKMVKEALDSDLKIKLLIVTDQFLNRFPIAQNDAVRIIETDASELKKVSLLQHPQNSLAVCEIPEKPDFPDSLPEGLSVYLDGVQDPGNMGTIVRICDWYGIQHIFCSPDSVDLYNPKVIQASMGSFSRIKLHECDFCELANLAQKSETPVFGAFMNGDNIYQKQLPKQAVLVMGNEGNGIRPAVEKRITNKLSIPNFSENEIKAESLNVSVATAILCSEFKRAYSK; encoded by the coding sequence ATGATTGGTAAAAGTACAACAAAACTTATTAATTCGCTGGCTTTAAAAAAATACCGTACAAAAGAAAACTGCTTTCTTATTGAAGGGGATAAAATGGTGAAAGAAGCACTGGATTCAGATTTGAAGATCAAACTATTAATTGTTACCGATCAATTCTTAAACCGTTTCCCGATTGCTCAAAACGATGCAGTAAGAATTATTGAAACGGATGCCAGCGAACTAAAAAAGGTGAGCCTTTTACAACATCCGCAAAACAGCCTGGCCGTTTGTGAAATTCCTGAAAAGCCGGATTTCCCCGATTCTCTGCCCGAGGGTTTATCCGTTTATCTTGATGGAGTTCAAGACCCCGGCAACATGGGAACTATTGTACGAATTTGCGACTGGTACGGCATTCAACATATTTTCTGTTCGCCCGATTCCGTTGATCTGTACAATCCCAAAGTAATCCAGGCGAGTATGGGATCATTCAGCCGGATTAAACTACATGAATGTGATTTTTGTGAACTCGCCAACTTAGCACAAAAATCAGAGACGCCCGTGTTTGGTGCATTTATGAATGGCGATAATATTTATCAAAAGCAACTACCAAAACAGGCTGTACTTGTAATGGGCAACGAAGGAAATGGAATAAGGCCTGCCGTTGAAAAACGAATAACGAACAAATTGAGCATTCCTAATTTTTCGGAAAATGAAATAAAAGCCGAGTCATTAAATGTATCGGTTGCTACTGCAATACTTTGCTCCGAATTTAAACGTGCTTATTCAAAGTGA
- a CDS encoding sensor histidine kinase: MRQHLLNKRNKIFGHILFWMASVVFLCFLFFIYSREFNLTSIAKSVVINAGFAVAVYLNLNFLIPRFLIRKQYIYYIFWLVVLISFSSLFVQVLIVYPLRQFLEVSEQLQSLSTETHSAFFFATLFYIGITTFLKLFKDWLSLQDLNYKLAKTEKGKLEAELKSLKGQLNPHFLFNSLNNIYSLSLINSEKVPDLILRLSDLMRHIIYESKDNFISLRKEIEFVDNFIALQRIRVAENTSINYEKPNITSSSYIAPLLFEPFIDNAFKHGLPGTENDYINISFSTNEDWLNFDLENNFAEPENFDSKNSGIGIANVKQRLQHLYRANEYQLDIKHQETTYSVHLRLKLKDHGN, translated from the coding sequence ATGCGACAACACCTGCTAAATAAACGTAACAAGATTTTTGGGCACATTCTTTTTTGGATGGCCAGCGTTGTTTTTTTGTGTTTTCTGTTTTTCATTTACAGTCGTGAATTTAATTTAACATCCATTGCAAAATCAGTGGTTATAAACGCAGGTTTTGCAGTAGCCGTTTATCTTAACCTGAATTTTCTTATCCCCCGGTTCCTGATTAGGAAACAATACATCTATTACATCTTCTGGCTGGTGGTTCTCATTTCATTCAGCAGTTTGTTTGTTCAGGTCCTCATTGTTTATCCTTTACGTCAATTCCTCGAAGTATCGGAGCAATTACAATCGCTAAGTACCGAAACCCACTCGGCCTTTTTCTTTGCCACACTTTTTTATATCGGAATAACCACATTTTTAAAGCTGTTTAAAGATTGGTTGTCTTTACAGGATTTAAACTACAAACTGGCCAAAACCGAAAAAGGCAAACTTGAAGCTGAGTTAAAATCGTTGAAAGGACAGCTAAATCCGCACTTTCTTTTTAATTCGCTTAACAACATTTACTCCTTGTCGCTTATTAACTCCGAAAAAGTTCCGGACTTAATTTTGCGTCTGTCTGATCTCATGCGGCATATTATTTACGAATCGAAGGATAACTTTATTAGTTTGCGGAAAGAGATAGAGTTTGTCGATAATTTTATTGCACTTCAGCGAATCAGAGTTGCAGAAAATACCTCTATTAATTACGAAAAACCAAATATTACGAGCTCTTCGTACATTGCTCCTTTGTTGTTCGAACCTTTCATTGACAATGCCTTTAAACACGGTTTGCCCGGCACCGAAAATGATTACATAAACATTTCTTTCAGTACAAACGAAGACTGGCTAAACTTTGATCTTGAAAACAATTTTGCGGAGCCGGAAAATTTTGACTCAAAAAATTCCGGTATTGGAATCGCAAATGTAAAACAACGCTTGCAACACCTATACCGCGCCAACGAATATCAGCTCGATATAAAACATCAAGAAACTACCTATTCTGTTCATTTAAGACTAAAACTTAAAGACCATGGCAATTAA
- a CDS encoding helix-hairpin-helix domain-containing protein encodes MRKAWLKIKNGFLSYTRGDRVGIIILSILILLLIGANAFVKRIAPKPYYTPEQFHEIQEQWDAAWQPNDKREVLSLFNFNPNIIDEGALDSLDIPEQIKRNIIKYRVAGGSFKSKNDLRKLYGMSDSVFQQIEPYIIGPETTAKKQTKITYEPETEQPLAFFDPNTAGKEELENFGFNSYQADNIVSYRNSGGSYRKPEDLLMIYGVDSATYKHIFPYLKIEVVIEPQKVSPEELYIVELNSADTSDLIQLKGIGSVYASRILKYRNLLGGFCNANQLLEVYGFSEELFAAVKPSITVDTTAIKPIRINYAEFSEMIRHPYFDKSSVNAILNEKDKNGPIKNLSELEKLESIDAEFIDKIRPYITCR; translated from the coding sequence ATGAGAAAAGCCTGGCTTAAAATAAAAAATGGATTTCTTTCATACACCAGAGGCGATCGGGTGGGTATCATTATCTTGTCAATTTTGATTTTGCTGTTGATTGGGGCTAATGCTTTCGTAAAAAGAATAGCGCCTAAACCCTATTATACTCCGGAGCAATTTCATGAGATACAGGAGCAGTGGGATGCAGCCTGGCAGCCAAATGATAAAAGAGAGGTGTTAAGTCTATTTAATTTTAATCCGAATATCATCGATGAAGGTGCGCTCGATTCGTTGGATATACCTGAGCAAATTAAACGGAACATCATAAAATATCGTGTTGCCGGCGGAAGTTTCAAATCGAAAAACGATTTGCGGAAACTTTACGGAATGAGTGATTCGGTGTTTCAGCAAATTGAACCATACATTATCGGGCCAGAAACCACGGCAAAAAAGCAAACAAAAATAACCTACGAGCCAGAAACAGAACAACCATTAGCATTCTTCGATCCGAATACGGCGGGCAAGGAGGAATTGGAAAATTTTGGCTTTAATTCCTATCAGGCCGATAATATTGTATCGTATCGAAACAGCGGCGGAAGTTATCGTAAGCCAGAGGACCTTTTAATGATCTATGGAGTGGATTCAGCTACCTATAAGCATATTTTCCCTTACCTGAAAATCGAAGTGGTTATAGAGCCGCAAAAGGTGTCGCCGGAGGAATTGTATATTGTTGAACTAAATAGTGCCGATACTTCCGACCTTATTCAGCTAAAGGGGATAGGCTCGGTTTATGCATCGCGCATTCTAAAATACCGCAATTTGCTTGGAGGCTTTTGTAATGCAAATCAATTGCTGGAAGTTTATGGTTTTTCGGAAGAACTGTTTGCTGCTGTAAAACCTTCTATTACTGTTGATACAACAGCAATAAAACCAATTCGAATTAATTATGCCGAATTCTCAGAAATGATCAGACACCCCTATTTTGATAAATCGAGCGTAAACGCAATACTAAATGAAAAGGATAAAAACGGACCCATAAAGAATTTATCAGAACTGGAGAAACTTGAATCTATTGATGCTGAGTTTATTGATAAAATAAGGCCCTATATAACCTGTCGTTAA